A genomic region of Paramormyrops kingsleyae isolate MSU_618 chromosome 19, PKINGS_0.4, whole genome shotgun sequence contains the following coding sequences:
- the gsc gene encoding homeobox protein goosecoid, translated as MPAGMFSIDSILAGRPSCKESVVLHRSTPVVFSSLADSMYTAADFNGLYSHSSGSSPANIQPLGGTRIGYNNYYYGQLHVQGPGGPACCGAVSAIGSQQCPCIPTGYESAGSMLLSPLPHQMMSYMNMGTLSRTELQLLNQLHCRRKRRHRTIFTDEQLEALENLFQETKYPDVGTREQLARRVHLREEKVEVWFKNRRAKWRRQKRSSSEESENLQKCHKSSKTAGGKKDEGKSDVDSDS; from the exons ATGCCTGCTGGCATGTTCAGCATCGACAGTATTCTGGCTGGGAGACCCAGTTGCAAGGAATCCGTAGTCCTGCATCGGAGTACTCCGGTCGTGTTTTCCAGTCTGGCTGACTCTATGTACACGGCTGCTGACTTTAACGGACTCTATTCGCATTCTTCGGGAAGCTCACCTGCAAACATTCAGCCACTTGGCGGAACGAGGATTGGGTACAACAACTATTACTACGGGCAGCTTCATGTACAGGGGCCCGGCGGCCCAGCCTGCTGCGGTGCGGTATCAGCCATCGGTTCACAGCAGTGTCCATGCATTCCAACAG GTTATGAAAGTGCCGGCTCGATGCTTCTCTCACCCCTACCTCACCAGATGATGTCCTACATGAATATGGGTACCCTGTCAAGGACTGAGCTCCAGTTATTGAACCAGTTGCACTGTCGTCGGAAGAGGAGACACCGGACGATCTTCACCGATGAACAACTGGAAGCCTTGGAGAACCTTTTCCAGGAAACCAAATACCCAGATGTTGGCACAAGAGAACAGCTGGCGAGGAGAGTGCACCTTCGTGAAGAGAAAGTGGAG GTGTGGTTCAAAAACAGAAGGGCAAAATGGAGAAGACAGAAAAGATCATCATCGGAAGAGTCAGAAAATTTGCAAAAATGCCACAAATCATCTAAAACAGCAGGAGGGAAAAAAGATGAAGGAAAAAGTGACGTGGATTCAGATAGCTGA